The following proteins come from a genomic window of Micromonospora zamorensis:
- the nhaA gene encoding Na+/H+ antiporter NhaA, whose protein sequence is MTSDNPHRGWTSRTAWEGRFNAPLRSFLRTETGGARVVLVAAVAALVWANLHVSSYESVWGTSLSVRLGDWSLSHDLRTWVNSGLMTFFFLVAGLELRREFDIGELRERRRLALPMLAGFGGMLLPIAIYLAFNVGQTTAAGWGVVMATDTALALGALAVFGPRFSDRLRGFLLTVAVVDDVVAIAVLAIAYPHHPSLSALLVAVLIFGVVLLVRALGVRFGPVYALLGAAAWVAVSESGVDPVVVGLVMGLLTYAYAPGRDDLQRASDQFRLFREQPTPQLARMARAGLTSALSPNERLQTIYHPWASYVVVPLFALANAGIVINGDLLARAVVSPVTLGVVVAYVVGKPAGIVGVSWLVARLSGNRFRPPVGWVAVVGVGTISGIGFTVALLIATHALSGPALDEAKLGILVATLGASLVTWLVFRSVGRLSPARRARALLGVAEGIVDLMLPVDPERDHMRGSLDAPVTVVEYGDFECPYCGQAEPVVRELLADFANVRYVWRHLPLTDVHPHAQLAAEAAEAAGEQGAFWEMHDLLLAHQDALNPDDVLGYAEQLGLDVDQFREHMVKRMGVDRVAEDTDSADLSGVTGTPTFFINGRRHYGAYDITALSAAVKAAFASAKLRPEYHPREPGPADGGPAS, encoded by the coding sequence GTGACGAGCGACAACCCGCACCGGGGATGGACCAGCCGAACCGCCTGGGAGGGTCGGTTCAACGCTCCGCTGCGCTCGTTCCTGCGCACCGAGACCGGCGGCGCCCGGGTGGTGCTGGTCGCCGCGGTGGCGGCGCTCGTGTGGGCCAACCTGCACGTGTCGTCGTACGAGTCGGTGTGGGGCACCTCGCTCTCGGTTCGGCTCGGCGACTGGTCCCTGTCACACGACCTGCGTACCTGGGTCAACAGCGGCCTCATGACGTTCTTCTTCCTGGTCGCGGGGCTGGAACTGCGCCGGGAGTTCGACATCGGCGAGCTGCGCGAGCGGCGTCGACTGGCGTTGCCGATGCTGGCCGGTTTCGGCGGCATGCTCCTGCCGATCGCGATCTATCTGGCGTTCAACGTCGGGCAGACCACCGCCGCCGGCTGGGGAGTGGTGATGGCCACGGACACGGCGCTCGCGCTCGGCGCGCTGGCCGTCTTCGGGCCACGCTTCTCGGATCGGCTGCGGGGGTTCCTGCTGACCGTTGCCGTCGTCGACGACGTGGTCGCGATCGCGGTGCTGGCAATCGCGTACCCGCATCATCCCTCGCTGTCGGCGCTGCTCGTCGCGGTGCTGATCTTCGGCGTCGTCCTGCTCGTCCGGGCCCTGGGTGTGCGGTTCGGGCCGGTCTACGCGCTGCTGGGGGCGGCGGCGTGGGTCGCGGTCTCGGAGTCCGGTGTCGACCCGGTCGTGGTGGGTCTGGTGATGGGGTTGCTGACCTACGCCTACGCTCCCGGCCGCGACGACCTGCAGCGGGCGAGCGACCAGTTCCGCCTCTTCCGGGAACAGCCCACCCCGCAACTGGCCCGGATGGCGCGGGCCGGGCTCACCTCTGCGCTGTCGCCGAACGAGCGGCTGCAGACCATCTACCACCCGTGGGCGAGCTATGTGGTCGTGCCGCTCTTCGCGCTGGCCAACGCCGGAATCGTGATCAACGGGGATCTTCTCGCCAGGGCGGTGGTCTCCCCGGTCACGCTCGGCGTCGTGGTCGCCTACGTCGTCGGCAAGCCAGCGGGGATCGTGGGTGTCTCCTGGCTGGTGGCCCGGCTCAGCGGCAACCGGTTCCGACCACCGGTCGGCTGGGTCGCCGTCGTGGGGGTCGGCACGATCTCCGGCATCGGGTTCACCGTCGCGCTCCTCATCGCCACCCATGCCCTCAGCGGCCCTGCCCTGGATGAGGCGAAGCTCGGCATCCTCGTCGCGACACTGGGGGCGTCCCTCGTCACCTGGCTGGTGTTCCGCTCGGTCGGGCGACTGTCGCCGGCACGGCGGGCGCGCGCGCTGCTCGGTGTCGCCGAGGGGATCGTCGACCTGATGCTGCCGGTCGACCCGGAGCGCGACCACATGCGCGGGTCGCTCGACGCGCCGGTGACTGTCGTGGAGTACGGCGACTTCGAGTGCCCCTACTGCGGGCAGGCCGAGCCGGTGGTCCGGGAACTGCTCGCCGACTTCGCCAACGTCCGGTACGTCTGGCGGCACCTGCCGCTCACCGACGTCCACCCGCACGCCCAACTCGCCGCCGAAGCTGCCGAGGCGGCGGGCGAGCAGGGGGCGTTCTGGGAGATGCACGACCTGCTGCTCGCCCACCAGGACGCCCTCAACCCCGACGACGTGCTCGGCTATGCCGAACAACTCGGCCTGGACGTCGACCAGTTCCGGGAGCACATGGTCAAGCGGATGGGTGTCGACCGGGTCGCCGAGGACACCGACTCCGCCGACCTCAGTGGCGTCACGGGCACCCCGACCTTCTTCATCAACGGCCGGCGGCACTACGGCGCGTACGACATCACGGCGCTCTCGGCGGCGGTGAAGGCGGCGTTCGCCAGCGCGAAGCTGCGCCCCGAGTACCACCCCCGGGAACCCGGGCCCGCCGATGGTGGGCCGGCGAGCTGA
- a CDS encoding DUF4011 domain-containing protein — protein sequence MSDSVFAQFTADDDQLEVGLIVQPAINAALVHNRVPLVRHLTLVNRGAVPLTDVTLTLELRGPDGALTEPWTRTLAAPLRPGASTSWDDFRDFTPDRVLLYRTDEAFPVDYRLFVEAAGQALTLVAPSRVLAHNEWFNSPALYDSLAAFVQPNTRAVEAVLRAAAQLLLARTGSGSLQGYQEGSERAALIAGAVYEALRQLEITYQTLPASFENTGQKVRTTAAVLDGRLGNCLDLSVTYAACLEAAGLHPLIFISAGHAFGGFLLEEERLGSAAVTETNLLISMVDSGRAVPVELTRIGPGAQSATFTEAVRVGLGHFRGDGERIQGVVDVHLAHRSGIQPLPSPDELIAPAAVDAEATPKVTASLDLPPGVAAAKLRQFADEGEEVPQQSDGSPARIQQWKKSLLDLSLRNPLLNLPKRGRGLDLHVPAGALALLDDLIHDGRQVQVIPQDNISHVHELAGARRAQDLDAEILTRELRTDRRVYGAVTDARYKTAMRALQREARTMEQETGSNYLYLTIGTLVHTKTTGGEAYAPLFLLPVRIEGGSGRRPYAMVIDGTEVASPNYCLIEWLRVKHSVRIPELERPVLDEHGIDIAKTLAAINTGLLDNRLNYRIDESASLRLLQFSTFQMWRDLTDHWPRFMENPVVRHLVESSGATFDDPARPEHDVEIAVDEADLHLPIPADGSQMQAIVRAERGHSFVLEGPPGTGKSQTITNMIARAVSAGRSVLFVAEKQAALEVVKRRLKQIGLGPFALDLHGRKQSLNAIRQQLRDALDQYDHGGDGTWTAVETAYRTRLAPLTEYPAQVHTTNPVGMSLWSAYEQTLAYGGGPVAPIPMAYLHAPAPARAQVETTLREFPAAARSARLRAAHPWAISGCRTLDGLHGAAVTEIAGELERLRADLAAYPRLVELLRTLPAPETVSELQAGAWLAVRGLLPDRQATLHASDRRWDEAVARLQADLAAFRQGFAGELATFRPDVFARPELTAWHGEAQEAAKKLIGKRKRRQAIVDRLAVHLVAGATLDVERVEVATGRLVAAQAQAAALYQHVVAVGGLRLSQWQPTDPNAQERLTEAIEATRVGRTLLARHPQAWELFHGGFTDVDAVLLDRIASRWRAWRGVLRSGEAELALWAAGSHWTDAWQRDGAAWLHEVQSEELFPLRRWATVLAHADVLASAGLTDYRDQLLRAEVPAHLAEEVYRRGVATASLAERVRAGGLQYFDPELHDDEISQFEAAAGELRSALPTQLPSVLVRRRPFSPADRRGRFADFAAELRRKRGGRSFRELFEQYADAVLALTPCVLVSPASAANFLAPGSQRFDLVIFDEASQIRVAEAIGAMGRGSAVVVVGDSRQMPPSSIMQASHSVDEVDEGNGPVPEDLESILSEAVESGLPQRWLSWHYRSHDESLIAFSNRYYYDNKLSSLPSPGAASSAGVSWRRVEGRYDRGGSRTNEVEARAILADITRRLHDPATATQSVGVVTFNIQQRDLILNLLEESLDPIIREHLSGAVAEPIFVKNLENVQGDERDVVLFSLAFSTNLETGQLPLNFGPLSQAGGERRLNVAITRARRQVVLYSSFDPSDIDLSRTSALGTQHLRAYCEMAAAGAERLGDLATDRTERRSRIRDEVAAALRDRGHEVRTSHGLSDFTVDIAVRRPGSPLWQVAVMLDGPDWSARPTVADRDSAPALLRSIMGWPEVVRFWLPAWIHDRSALLDRVDEAVTRADAPTTAEPEPESSPAAVAPEAVELPQPRSEPDVEPPHPTPTAELPQPRLAVDEEPLRGESSAPVTALAGTATATSAADTITVSPFVPYVPTPLGDQADLDLLATDRRVRDLVRNALREIIEAEGPIEQHRLARLALARFGFLRTREDRRTAVLSLVDSRRLYTHPTVSRYAWPEGTDPQTYRAYRVTQASNDRAFEEVPPEEVANAFVHVLQGMPSMDEERLLRAGLERLGYRRRTEKIDKLLRYGLHVAVTSGRLRFDQEGRLTRS from the coding sequence ATGTCCGACAGCGTCTTCGCGCAGTTCACCGCCGACGACGACCAGCTCGAGGTTGGGCTGATCGTGCAGCCGGCGATCAACGCCGCCCTGGTGCACAACCGGGTGCCGTTGGTCCGCCACCTCACGCTCGTCAACCGAGGTGCGGTGCCGCTGACCGACGTCACCCTGACGCTGGAACTGCGTGGCCCGGACGGCGCGCTGACCGAGCCGTGGACGCGTACCCTCGCTGCGCCGTTGCGGCCCGGGGCGAGCACGAGCTGGGACGACTTCCGCGACTTCACGCCCGACCGCGTGCTCCTGTACCGCACCGACGAGGCGTTCCCGGTCGACTACCGACTCTTCGTCGAGGCGGCCGGCCAGGCCTTGACGCTGGTCGCCCCGTCGCGGGTGTTGGCGCACAACGAGTGGTTCAACAGCCCTGCCCTGTACGACAGCCTGGCGGCCTTCGTGCAGCCGAACACCCGGGCGGTGGAGGCGGTCCTGCGGGCTGCCGCCCAGCTCCTGCTCGCGCGGACCGGCTCGGGCTCCCTGCAGGGCTATCAGGAGGGTTCGGAGCGGGCGGCGCTGATCGCCGGTGCCGTGTACGAGGCGCTGCGCCAACTCGAGATCACCTACCAGACCCTGCCGGCGTCCTTCGAGAACACCGGCCAGAAGGTACGCACCACCGCAGCCGTGCTCGATGGGCGGCTCGGCAACTGCCTCGACCTGTCCGTCACGTACGCCGCGTGTCTGGAGGCGGCGGGGCTGCACCCGCTCATCTTCATCAGCGCGGGGCATGCGTTCGGCGGCTTCCTGCTGGAGGAGGAGCGGCTGGGCTCGGCCGCCGTGACCGAGACCAACCTGCTGATCTCAATGGTGGACTCCGGCCGGGCCGTGCCGGTCGAGCTGACCCGCATCGGGCCGGGCGCGCAGTCGGCGACCTTCACCGAGGCGGTACGCGTCGGGCTCGGCCACTTCCGCGGCGACGGCGAACGCATACAGGGCGTCGTCGACGTGCACCTGGCCCATCGCTCCGGCATTCAGCCCTTGCCGTCGCCCGACGAACTGATCGCGCCCGCCGCGGTCGACGCCGAGGCGACGCCGAAGGTAACAGCGTCCCTCGACCTTCCGCCCGGCGTCGCCGCCGCGAAGCTGCGCCAGTTCGCCGACGAGGGCGAGGAGGTGCCGCAGCAGTCCGACGGGTCGCCGGCGCGTATCCAGCAGTGGAAGAAGTCGCTGCTCGACCTGAGCCTGCGCAACCCGCTGCTCAACCTGCCCAAGCGTGGCCGTGGCTTGGACCTGCACGTGCCGGCGGGTGCGCTGGCCCTGCTCGATGACCTCATCCACGACGGCCGTCAGGTGCAGGTCATCCCGCAGGACAACATCAGCCACGTCCACGAGCTGGCCGGGGCACGTCGGGCGCAGGACCTCGACGCCGAGATCCTGACCCGGGAGCTGCGTACCGACCGGCGGGTCTACGGCGCGGTCACCGACGCCCGCTACAAGACCGCGATGCGCGCGTTGCAGCGGGAGGCGCGCACGATGGAGCAGGAGACCGGCAGCAACTACCTGTACCTGACCATCGGCACCCTGGTCCACACGAAGACGACCGGGGGAGAGGCGTACGCGCCGCTCTTCCTCCTGCCGGTGCGCATCGAGGGCGGCAGCGGCCGTCGCCCGTACGCGATGGTCATCGACGGCACCGAGGTCGCCAGCCCGAACTACTGCCTGATCGAGTGGTTGCGGGTCAAGCACAGCGTGCGGATCCCGGAGCTGGAGCGACCGGTCCTCGACGAGCACGGCATCGACATCGCCAAGACCCTGGCCGCGATCAACACCGGGTTGCTCGACAACCGGCTCAACTACCGCATCGACGAGAGCGCCAGCCTTCGCCTGTTGCAGTTCTCCACCTTCCAGATGTGGCGGGACCTCACCGACCACTGGCCCCGGTTCATGGAGAACCCTGTCGTCCGGCACCTGGTCGAGTCCTCCGGCGCCACGTTCGACGATCCCGCCCGCCCGGAGCACGACGTCGAGATCGCCGTCGACGAGGCCGACCTGCACCTGCCCATCCCCGCCGACGGGTCGCAGATGCAGGCCATCGTGCGCGCCGAGCGGGGCCACTCCTTCGTCCTGGAGGGCCCGCCGGGCACCGGCAAGTCCCAGACCATCACCAACATGATCGCCCGGGCGGTCAGCGCGGGCCGGTCGGTGCTGTTCGTCGCCGAGAAGCAGGCCGCGCTGGAGGTGGTGAAGCGCCGCCTCAAGCAGATCGGCCTCGGGCCGTTCGCGCTCGACCTGCACGGGCGCAAGCAGTCCCTCAACGCGATCCGCCAGCAGCTGCGCGACGCGCTCGACCAGTACGACCACGGCGGTGACGGCACGTGGACTGCCGTCGAGACGGCCTACCGGACGCGGCTCGCCCCACTGACCGAGTACCCGGCCCAGGTGCACACCACCAACCCCGTCGGGATGTCGCTCTGGTCGGCCTACGAGCAGACTTTGGCGTACGGGGGCGGCCCGGTCGCCCCGATCCCGATGGCCTACCTGCACGCACCCGCCCCGGCACGCGCGCAGGTCGAGACGACACTGCGGGAGTTCCCGGCGGCCGCACGATCGGCCCGACTCCGGGCGGCGCACCCGTGGGCGATCAGCGGCTGCCGCACCCTCGACGGGTTGCACGGCGCCGCGGTCACCGAGATCGCCGGTGAGCTCGAACGCCTCCGAGCCGACCTCGCCGCCTACCCGCGCCTGGTCGAGTTGCTGCGGACGCTGCCCGCCCCGGAGACGGTGAGCGAGCTGCAGGCGGGCGCCTGGCTCGCCGTACGCGGACTGCTGCCGGACCGGCAGGCCACCCTGCACGCCAGCGACCGACGGTGGGACGAGGCGGTGGCCCGGCTCCAGGCGGACCTGGCGGCCTTCCGGCAGGGCTTCGCCGGTGAGCTGGCCACCTTCCGGCCGGACGTGTTCGCTCGACCGGAGCTGACCGCCTGGCACGGTGAGGCCCAGGAGGCGGCGAAGAAGCTGATCGGTAAGCGCAAGCGTCGGCAGGCCATCGTGGATCGGCTGGCGGTGCACCTGGTTGCCGGCGCGACGCTCGACGTCGAGCGGGTGGAGGTTGCCACCGGTCGGCTGGTGGCCGCCCAGGCGCAGGCGGCGGCCCTCTACCAGCATGTCGTCGCGGTGGGCGGGCTGCGGCTGTCGCAGTGGCAACCCACCGACCCCAACGCGCAGGAGCGGCTGACCGAGGCGATCGAGGCGACCCGGGTCGGCCGGACGCTCCTGGCCCGGCACCCGCAGGCCTGGGAGCTGTTTCACGGCGGCTTCACCGATGTGGACGCTGTGCTCCTCGACCGGATCGCCTCCCGGTGGCGGGCCTGGCGCGGGGTGCTGCGTTCCGGTGAGGCCGAGCTGGCACTGTGGGCCGCTGGTTCGCACTGGACCGACGCCTGGCAGCGCGACGGCGCGGCCTGGCTGCACGAGGTGCAGAGCGAGGAGTTGTTCCCGCTGCGCCGATGGGCGACCGTCCTGGCCCACGCCGACGTGCTCGCCTCGGCCGGTCTCACCGACTATCGGGACCAGCTGCTGCGCGCCGAGGTGCCGGCGCATCTCGCCGAGGAGGTCTACCGGCGGGGAGTCGCGACGGCGTCCCTCGCCGAGCGGGTACGGGCCGGCGGCCTGCAGTACTTCGACCCGGAACTGCACGACGACGAAATCAGCCAGTTCGAGGCGGCCGCCGGTGAGCTGCGGTCCGCGCTGCCGACGCAGCTGCCGTCGGTGCTGGTCCGCCGCCGCCCCTTCAGCCCTGCCGACCGGCGTGGGCGCTTCGCTGACTTCGCGGCCGAGCTCCGCCGTAAGCGGGGCGGGCGGTCCTTCCGGGAGCTGTTCGAGCAGTACGCGGACGCGGTGCTCGCACTGACCCCGTGCGTGCTGGTCAGCCCCGCGTCCGCGGCGAACTTCCTCGCGCCGGGAAGCCAACGTTTCGACCTGGTCATCTTCGACGAGGCCTCGCAGATCCGCGTGGCGGAGGCGATCGGCGCGATGGGTCGGGGCAGCGCCGTGGTGGTGGTCGGCGACTCCCGGCAGATGCCGCCGAGCAGCATCATGCAGGCCAGCCACAGCGTGGACGAGGTCGACGAGGGCAACGGCCCGGTGCCGGAGGACCTGGAAAGCATTCTCAGCGAGGCCGTCGAGTCGGGACTGCCGCAACGGTGGCTCTCCTGGCACTACCGCAGCCACGACGAGTCACTCATCGCCTTCTCCAACCGCTACTACTACGACAACAAGCTCTCCAGCCTCCCGTCGCCCGGCGCCGCCAGCTCGGCCGGCGTCAGCTGGCGGCGCGTCGAAGGCCGGTACGACCGGGGCGGATCCCGCACCAACGAGGTCGAGGCACGGGCGATCCTCGCGGACATCACCCGGCGGTTGCACGACCCGGCGACCGCCACCCAGTCCGTCGGCGTGGTCACCTTCAACATCCAGCAGCGGGACCTCATCCTCAACCTGCTGGAGGAGAGCCTCGACCCGATCATCCGCGAGCACCTGTCCGGCGCGGTCGCGGAGCCGATCTTCGTCAAGAACCTGGAGAACGTGCAGGGCGACGAGCGCGACGTCGTCCTGTTCTCGCTGGCCTTCTCCACCAACCTGGAGACCGGCCAGCTCCCGCTGAACTTCGGCCCGCTCAGCCAGGCCGGCGGCGAGCGGCGGCTCAACGTGGCCATCACCCGCGCCCGCCGCCAGGTCGTCCTCTACTCGTCCTTCGACCCGTCCGACATCGACCTGTCCCGCACGTCCGCGCTGGGCACCCAGCACCTGCGGGCGTACTGCGAGATGGCCGCCGCCGGCGCGGAGCGCCTGGGCGACCTCGCCACCGACCGCACCGAGCGGCGCAGCCGGATCCGCGACGAGGTGGCCGCAGCGCTGCGCGACCGCGGCCACGAGGTCCGTACCTCGCACGGCCTTTCCGACTTCACAGTGGACATCGCCGTACGTAGACCAGGCTCACCACTGTGGCAGGTGGCCGTCATGCTCGACGGCCCGGACTGGAGCGCACGCCCGACGGTGGCCGACCGGGACTCGGCGCCCGCGCTCCTCCGCTCGATCATGGGTTGGCCGGAGGTCGTGCGGTTCTGGCTGCCGGCGTGGATCCACGACCGGTCGGCGCTGCTCGACCGGGTCGACGAAGCGGTCACCCGGGCCGACGCCCCCACGACCGCCGAGCCCGAGCCCGAGTCGTCACCGGCCGCAGTGGCACCCGAAGCCGTCGAACTGCCGCAGCCGCGCTCCGAACCGGATGTGGAACCGCCGCACCCGACACCGACCGCCGAGTTGCCGCAGCCGCGCCTCGCGGTGGACGAGGAGCCGCTCCGGGGAGAATCCTCGGCACCCGTCACCGCACTGGCCGGCACAGCCACGGCGACCTCGGCCGCAGACACCATCACGGTGAGCCCATTCGTTCCGTACGTCCCGACCCCGCTCGGGGACCAGGCCGACCTCGACCTTCTGGCCACCGACCGGCGCGTACGTGACCTGGTGCGGAACGCGCTCCGCGAGATCATCGAGGCTGAGGGGCCCATCGAGCAGCACCGGCTCGCACGCCTCGCCCTCGCCCGGTTCGGTTTCCTCCGAACCCGGGAGGACCGCCGTACCGCAGTGCTGTCGCTCGTCGACTCCCGCCGGCTCTACACGCACCCGACAGTGAGCCGGTACGCCTGGCCCGAAGGCACCGACCCGCAGACGTACCGCGCGTACCGGGTCACGCAGGCGAGCAACGACCGCGCGTTCGAGGAAGTGCCACCCGAGGAGGTGGCCAACGCCTTCGTGCACGTACTTCAGGGCATGCCGAGCATGGACGAGGAACGGTTGCTGCGCGCCGGCCTGGAACGGCTCGGCTACCGCCGTCGCACCGAGAAAATCGACAAGCTACTCCGGTACGGGCTGCACGTCGCCGTGACCAGCGGACGCCTCCGCTTCGACCAGGAGGGCCGCCTTACCCGAAGCTGA
- a CDS encoding type VII secretion target, producing the protein MPTGDGIHVDPDDLTAHAARLDRCAGSLDTSQQAGQHVRLGADAYGQLCALMPTLLDGLQRTLVDGIGAAAASVRDTAGKLRVGADRYRSSDAHAKQLLDGVRQQHLDEVRRQP; encoded by the coding sequence ATGCCGACCGGTGACGGCATCCACGTCGACCCGGACGACCTGACCGCCCACGCCGCCCGCCTCGACCGCTGCGCCGGCAGCCTCGACACCTCCCAACAGGCAGGCCAGCACGTCCGGTTGGGCGCCGACGCGTACGGTCAGCTCTGCGCCCTGATGCCGACACTGCTCGACGGCCTCCAGCGAACCCTGGTCGACGGCATCGGCGCCGCCGCCGCGTCGGTGCGGGACACCGCCGGCAAGCTGCGGGTCGGAGCAGACCGCTACCGAAGTTCCGACGCCCACGCGAAGCAACTGCTCGACGGAGTACGGCAGCAGCACCTCGATGAGGTGCGGCGGCAGCCGTGA
- a CDS encoding WXG100 family type VII secretion target produces the protein MTSNPLVAAPADAPPSAWAGIWICEDIELIAQGVRDGSWIDGSLGVVSAGLDALAFVSDPVGALLQYGIAWLIEHVKPLSEALDWLAGDPAQITAHAQTWRNVAASLREEAGALTRAVRTDVAGWGGSAGPAYRAWAAEQQQAITGLAQGADAMAAITEGAAGLVAAVRLLVRDAIATCVSRLIVYAGELVVTGGLAAPLVVEQVTTLVASWAARIARLLRGLLASLRRLIPEVRRLGDLIDKLKQALGRLQRAGADPGDLSRVRGRGAGPRMPMRMEAVTSLAAKYGIDITDIRLTINNRVSGVCGLTKPDESVMLCREAFRSEEDLARTLEHERFHVAELRQGRPYPATRHEIDAFEDRAYAHEEQWWTNHSVRPEGAH, from the coding sequence GTGACGTCCAACCCGCTCGTCGCCGCACCAGCGGACGCCCCACCCAGCGCATGGGCGGGCATCTGGATCTGCGAGGACATCGAACTCATCGCCCAGGGCGTACGCGACGGCAGTTGGATCGACGGCAGCCTCGGCGTGGTGAGCGCCGGCCTGGACGCCCTCGCCTTCGTCTCCGACCCGGTCGGCGCCCTGCTCCAGTACGGGATCGCCTGGCTCATCGAGCACGTCAAGCCGCTCAGTGAGGCGCTGGACTGGCTCGCCGGCGACCCGGCGCAGATCACCGCTCACGCCCAGACCTGGCGCAACGTCGCCGCATCGCTCCGCGAGGAAGCCGGCGCGCTGACCCGCGCCGTCCGCACCGACGTCGCCGGGTGGGGTGGCAGCGCCGGCCCGGCCTACCGCGCCTGGGCCGCCGAACAACAGCAGGCCATCACCGGCCTCGCCCAAGGCGCCGACGCCATGGCCGCGATCACCGAAGGCGCCGCCGGCCTGGTGGCCGCCGTCCGGCTCCTGGTCCGCGACGCCATCGCCACCTGCGTGTCCCGTCTCATCGTGTACGCGGGCGAACTCGTCGTCACCGGCGGACTGGCCGCGCCGCTGGTCGTGGAGCAGGTCACGACGCTGGTGGCGTCGTGGGCGGCGCGGATCGCGCGGCTGCTGCGAGGGTTGCTGGCCAGCCTGCGCCGGTTGATCCCGGAGGTACGCCGACTCGGCGACCTGATCGACAAACTCAAGCAGGCACTGGGTCGACTCCAGCGTGCCGGGGCAGACCCGGGCGACCTCAGTCGGGTTCGCGGTCGCGGAGCTGGTCCTCGAATGCCCATGAGGATGGAGGCGGTGACGAGCCTCGCCGCCAAGTACGGGATTGATATCACCGACATCCGGCTCACCATCAACAATCGGGTTTCTGGTGTGTGCGGACTGACGAAGCCTGACGAGTCGGTCATGCTCTGTCGAGAAGCCTTCCGCAGTGAGGAGGACCTGGCCCGTACGCTCGAACACGAGCGGTTCCACGTCGCCGAGCTCCGCCAGGGGCGCCCGTACCCGGCCACCCGTCATGAGATCGACGCATTCGAGGATCGGGCCTACGCCCATGAGGAACAGTGGTGGACCAACCATTCGGTCAGGCCGGAAGGAGCGCACTGA
- a CDS encoding DUF4926 domain-containing protein, which produces MLELYDVVELREAIPGEELPAGATGAVVRVFNGPPPAYEVEFADADGRTVAMVTLRADQVVQRGAGRSPVNG; this is translated from the coding sequence ATGTTGGAGCTGTACGACGTGGTTGAACTCCGAGAAGCCATTCCGGGAGAAGAACTGCCCGCGGGGGCAACGGGAGCCGTCGTGCGTGTCTTCAACGGCCCCCCGCCTGCGTACGAAGTCGAGTTCGCCGACGCCGATGGCCGTACGGTCGCCATGGTCACGCTCCGAGCCGACCAGGTAGTTCAACGCGGGGCCGGACGAAGCCCAGTGAACGGATAG
- a CDS encoding MFS transporter, translating to MTRSGSTSGAVRVAFAFWITLVGTTVPTPLYPLYEMQFGFSSLTVTVVYALYALGVVVGLLVFGRLSDQIGRRPVILAALLLSVAADAVFLFAVDLAMIIVGRILAGLSAALIIGAATAALAELIDRRHPKRAATVSIFANLGGLATGTLLAGIVSDVAPDPLRLPWVIVLILAVLAIIALRGVPETVRERSPVTLRVQRLHVPAAIRGAFVRSAITAGAGFAALGVLTSVTGLFLGMVLHETSHTLAALVVFVAFAGAAFGQLLTRVLSSRAALASACVGLIVGAGLLAFSMWMALLATLLVSAALIGVASGVAVGDGIATITMKTEPQHQAEAVSTFFAILFAMLGVPAVGVGLLIQTIGLRPAGEVFSAVVAVLAVVVLLSLLRRDPAPPATRSAP from the coding sequence GTGACACGCTCCGGTTCCACGTCCGGCGCGGTACGGGTCGCGTTCGCCTTCTGGATCACGCTCGTGGGCACCACCGTGCCGACCCCGCTCTACCCGCTCTACGAGATGCAGTTCGGCTTCTCGTCGTTGACGGTGACAGTGGTCTACGCGTTGTACGCGCTGGGCGTGGTCGTCGGGCTGCTGGTCTTCGGGCGGCTCTCCGATCAGATCGGCCGACGTCCGGTCATCCTCGCCGCACTGCTGCTGTCCGTCGCCGCGGACGCCGTCTTCCTGTTCGCCGTGGACCTGGCGATGATCATCGTCGGTCGGATCCTCGCCGGTCTGTCCGCAGCGCTGATCATCGGTGCGGCGACCGCGGCGCTGGCGGAGTTGATCGACCGGCGGCATCCGAAACGAGCCGCCACTGTGTCGATCTTCGCGAACCTGGGTGGTCTCGCCACCGGCACCCTGCTGGCCGGGATCGTGTCGGACGTGGCGCCCGACCCGCTGCGGCTGCCCTGGGTCATCGTGCTGATCCTCGCGGTGCTGGCGATCATCGCGTTGCGGGGCGTGCCGGAGACGGTCCGCGAGCGCTCGCCGGTGACCCTACGGGTGCAACGGTTGCACGTGCCCGCGGCCATTCGCGGCGCCTTCGTCCGCTCGGCGATCACCGCCGGTGCGGGCTTCGCCGCGCTCGGGGTGCTCACGTCGGTAACTGGGCTCTTCCTCGGCATGGTCCTGCACGAGACCTCGCACACCCTGGCCGCGCTGGTGGTCTTCGTGGCCTTCGCCGGTGCCGCGTTCGGTCAGCTGCTGACCCGCGTGCTGTCCTCGCGCGCCGCGCTGGCCAGCGCCTGCGTCGGCCTGATCGTGGGAGCGGGGCTGCTCGCGTTCAGCATGTGGATGGCGCTGCTGGCGACGCTGCTCGTCAGTGCGGCGCTGATCGGGGTCGCGTCCGGGGTGGCGGTCGGCGACGGCATCGCGACGATCACCATGAAGACCGAGCCGCAGCACCAGGCCGAGGCGGTGTCGACGTTCTTCGCCATCCTGTTCGCCATGCTGGGCGTGCCCGCGGTCGGGGTCGGTCTGCTGATCCAGACGATCGGTCTGCGCCCCGCCGGCGAGGTCTTCAGCGCGGTGGTGGCGGTGCTCGCGGTCGTCGTCCTGCTCAGCCTCCTGCGGCGTGACCCGGCCCCGCCCGCGACCCGGTCCGCGCCCTGA